One segment of Streptomyces bathyalis DNA contains the following:
- the sodN gene encoding superoxide dismutase, Ni produces the protein MLSRLFAPTVKVSAHCDLPCGVYDPAQARIEAESVKAIQEKYQANDDPHYRARATTIKEERAELAKHHVSVLWSDYFKPPHFEKYPDLHQLVNETLKALSTAKGSTDPATGQKALDYIAQIDKIFWETKKG, from the coding sequence ATGCTTTCCCGTCTGTTCGCGCCCACGGTCAAGGTCAGCGCCCACTGTGACCTGCCCTGCGGTGTCTACGACCCGGCGCAGGCCCGCATCGAGGCGGAGTCGGTCAAGGCCATCCAGGAGAAGTACCAGGCCAACGACGACCCGCACTACCGCGCCCGCGCCACCACGATCAAGGAAGAGCGGGCCGAACTGGCCAAGCACCACGTCTCGGTGCTGTGGAGCGACTACTTCAAGCCCCCGCACTTCGAGAAGTACCCGGACCTGCACCAGCTGGTCAACGAGACCCTCAAGGCCCTCTCCACGGCCAAGGGCTCGACCGACCCGGCCACTGGCCAGAAGGCCCTCGACTACATCGCCCAGATCGACAAGATCTTCTGGGAGACCAAGAAGGGCTGA
- a CDS encoding CGNR zinc finger domain-containing protein — MELSYYSDFAVRLVNTEEPERGVDTLTSVESVRELCGANRQTARRATEADVARLRAVRTRLRAVFGAASEGDETRAVDLLNALLMEFPASPQISGHGDLAADGRPRWHMHLAEHPVTAAAGYTATACMGLAFHLTDLGVERLGICQAAPCSKAYLDTSTNRSRRYCSDRCATRANVAAYRARKRLESRDSKDVREDDDAEAVPERPAGSTTSGRTAEKTHGSTGRSER; from the coding sequence GTGGAACTCAGCTATTACTCCGACTTCGCGGTGCGCCTGGTCAACACCGAGGAGCCCGAGCGCGGCGTGGACACCCTCACGTCGGTCGAGTCCGTGCGGGAGCTGTGCGGCGCCAACCGGCAGACGGCCCGCCGGGCGACGGAGGCCGACGTGGCCCGGCTGCGGGCCGTACGGACGCGGCTGCGCGCCGTCTTCGGCGCCGCCTCCGAGGGCGACGAGACGCGCGCCGTGGACCTTCTCAACGCGCTGCTCATGGAATTCCCCGCCAGCCCTCAGATCAGCGGTCACGGCGACCTGGCGGCCGACGGACGCCCGCGCTGGCACATGCACCTCGCGGAGCACCCCGTCACGGCGGCGGCCGGTTACACGGCCACGGCCTGCATGGGCCTCGCCTTCCACCTGACCGACCTGGGCGTGGAACGGCTCGGGATCTGCCAGGCGGCGCCGTGCAGCAAGGCGTACCTGGACACCTCCACCAACCGCTCCCGCCGCTACTGCTCCGACCGCTGCGCAACGCGCGCCAACGTCGCCGCCTACCGCGCCCGCAAGCGCCTGGAGAGCCGGGACAGCAAGGACGTCAGGGAAGACGACGACGCGGAGGCCGTACCGGAGCGCCCCGCCGGCAGCACCACCAGCGGCCGCACCGCCGAGAAGACCCACGGCAGTACGGGCCGCAGCGAGCGCTGA
- a CDS encoding EamA family transporter, translating into MSSGDSTAARNPPRTGPGSGAHGPYARQGHGRLGAVGMVIGSAMSLQFGSAVAATLFPRAGALGVVALRLVFSALLMLAVCRPRLRGHSRTDWAAVTGLGVALGTMNTLFYQAIDRIPLGAAVTLELLGPLVLSVVGSRRLLSLLWAGLALAGVYLLGSSGFGSIDFAGAAFALAAGAMWVAYILFNSRTGARFPKADGLALAMALAALLSAPLGVASAGRALLDPVTLGLGAAVAVLSSGVPYTLELFALRRLPAATFALLMSLMPVAAASAGFLVLGQRLELPELVAIALVIVASMGAVRTPPAARTRGAGPPVP; encoded by the coding sequence ATGAGCTCTGGTGACAGCACTGCCGCGCGGAACCCGCCCCGGACCGGGCCCGGCTCCGGCGCCCACGGCCCGTACGCACGGCAGGGCCACGGGCGGCTCGGCGCGGTCGGGATGGTCATCGGCAGTGCCATGTCACTGCAGTTCGGGTCGGCGGTGGCCGCCACGCTCTTCCCGCGGGCCGGCGCGCTCGGTGTGGTGGCGCTCAGGCTGGTCTTCTCCGCGCTGCTCATGCTCGCCGTGTGCAGGCCGCGGCTGCGGGGCCACTCCCGCACGGACTGGGCGGCCGTCACCGGGCTCGGCGTCGCGCTCGGCACCATGAACACGCTCTTCTACCAGGCCATCGACCGCATCCCGCTCGGTGCCGCCGTCACCCTCGAACTGCTCGGCCCGCTCGTGCTGTCCGTCGTGGGTTCGCGGCGCCTGCTGAGCCTGCTGTGGGCAGGGCTCGCGCTGGCGGGCGTGTATCTGCTGGGCAGCAGCGGTTTCGGCAGCATCGACTTCGCCGGGGCCGCGTTCGCGCTGGCCGCCGGTGCCATGTGGGTGGCGTACATCCTCTTCAACTCCCGTACGGGCGCCCGATTTCCGAAGGCCGACGGGCTTGCCCTCGCCATGGCACTGGCCGCCCTGCTCAGCGCGCCGCTGGGTGTGGCGAGCGCCGGCCGCGCGCTGCTGGACCCTGTGACGCTCGGGCTGGGCGCGGCGGTGGCGGTGCTCTCCTCGGGGGTGCCGTACACGCTCGAACTGTTCGCCCTGCGAAGGCTGCCCGCGGCGACCTTCGCGCTGCTGATGAGCCTCATGCCGGTGGCGGCGGCGTCGGCGGGGTTCCTGGTGCTCGGCCAGCGCCTCGAGTTGCCGGAGCTCGTCGCCATCGCCCTGGTCATCGTCGCCAGCATGGGCGCGGTACGTACACCTCCCGCCGCCCGCACCAGGGGTGCCGGGCCGCCCGTGCCGTGA
- a CDS encoding LysR family transcriptional regulator, translated as MTAELRHLRAFLAIADAGSVTSAAAVLRMSQPALSRTLRQLEAHLGVRLVDRTTHHLELTTDGRRFLDKATTAVAAVDEALDPARLRPWPLRLGHAWSAFGRHTTPLLRRWKELYPQTPLELLRVDERSAGLLSGKVDVALMRAPLIPREADGLLGEWLCNETRVAAVPADSELATHAGPLNLASLAHHPIALNTVSGLTTLELWPEEIRPDPDSAVLVANTDDWLGAIAAGNAVGVSTSATAEMHPHPDVVYRPLAGTGDVPLMLIWRESPVGSGRPGHPAVPQLVRVALDVLAEDEQGTS; from the coding sequence ATGACCGCTGAACTGCGTCATCTGCGCGCCTTCCTCGCCATCGCCGACGCGGGCAGCGTGACGTCCGCCGCGGCGGTGCTGCGGATGAGCCAGCCCGCCCTCTCCCGGACCCTGCGTCAGCTCGAGGCGCACCTGGGAGTGCGGCTGGTGGACCGCACGACCCACCACCTGGAACTGACCACGGACGGACGGCGCTTCCTGGACAAGGCGACCACCGCGGTCGCCGCCGTCGACGAGGCGCTCGACCCCGCACGGCTGCGCCCGTGGCCGCTTCGCCTGGGCCACGCGTGGTCGGCGTTCGGACGGCACACCACTCCGCTGCTGCGGCGCTGGAAGGAGCTGTACCCGCAGACGCCGCTGGAGCTGCTGCGCGTGGACGAGCGGTCGGCAGGCCTGCTGAGCGGCAAGGTCGACGTCGCGTTGATGCGGGCACCGCTGATCCCCCGGGAGGCCGACGGCCTGCTCGGCGAGTGGCTGTGCAACGAGACGCGTGTGGCGGCTGTGCCCGCGGACAGCGAACTGGCCACGCACGCGGGCCCGTTGAACCTCGCCTCGCTGGCGCACCACCCCATCGCCCTCAACACCGTCTCCGGTCTGACCACGCTCGAACTATGGCCGGAGGAGATCCGCCCGGACCCGGACTCTGCGGTGCTCGTCGCCAACACGGACGACTGGCTGGGCGCCATCGCGGCGGGCAACGCCGTCGGCGTCTCCACGTCCGCCACGGCGGAGATGCACCCGCACCCGGACGTCGTGTACCGGCCGCTGGCCGGCACGGGCGACGTACCGCTGATGCTCATCTGGCGTGAGAGCCCCGTCGGTTCGGGCAGGCCCGGTCATCCCGCCGTGCCGCAGCTCGTACGGGTGGCCCTCGACGTACTGGCCGAGGATGAGCAGGGAACCAGCTGA
- a CDS encoding transcriptional regulator — MEPNSQLDVLLDQSGISRAGLASRINRLGAEHDVTLRYDHTAVARWLKGQRPRGRVPELICEVLGARLERTLTLADIGMAGPPGALPAPHPLSSGGAGEDDEGATLGRFVERAAVSWRSDQMHADTPGPALLTGAAAVAPVWEWENPPDDLDVSHQGKRGVSEADVALLHAARGHYEHLYRNAGGVATRPRVVGFLTGEVAPLLRGDYDDGTGRELCRAAGALAAVSGICAYDADEQGLAQRYFHQALRLGKASGDRLFGGYVVSLLVNQALHLGDNRRAIACAEAVLRTPGPHSTPALATDLYAMQAKAYARIGDRRGAHSCMRSAETCSTRIRPEEEPEETGYVQPGLVQVRLAEALLVLGELEPARRYAEEAARAPAHVRGRVNRLVTLTGVELRTGSPERAAETAVRMADQAQGIESQLLRQRMRQVRERLLRHPGTPAAQAAELIEETLRVPL, encoded by the coding sequence ATGGAGCCCAACAGTCAACTGGACGTACTGCTTGACCAGTCGGGAATCTCCCGGGCAGGTCTCGCTTCACGGATCAATCGTCTCGGCGCGGAGCACGATGTGACTCTGCGTTACGATCACACGGCTGTCGCGCGCTGGCTCAAGGGGCAGCGTCCGCGGGGCCGTGTACCGGAGTTGATATGCGAGGTACTGGGCGCGCGGCTGGAACGCACGCTGACCCTCGCGGACATAGGCATGGCCGGACCTCCCGGCGCGCTCCCGGCGCCGCACCCCCTCTCATCCGGAGGCGCGGGCGAGGACGACGAAGGGGCCACGCTGGGCCGCTTCGTGGAGCGGGCGGCAGTCTCCTGGCGCTCCGACCAGATGCACGCCGACACCCCCGGACCGGCCCTGCTGACGGGAGCGGCGGCGGTGGCGCCGGTGTGGGAGTGGGAGAACCCTCCCGACGACCTGGACGTCTCCCACCAGGGGAAACGCGGGGTCTCGGAGGCGGACGTCGCGCTGCTGCACGCCGCTCGCGGCCACTACGAACACCTCTACCGCAACGCGGGCGGAGTCGCCACGCGCCCCCGCGTCGTCGGCTTCCTGACCGGTGAGGTGGCGCCGCTGCTGCGCGGGGACTACGACGACGGGACCGGCCGCGAACTGTGCCGTGCGGCGGGCGCGTTGGCCGCGGTGAGCGGCATCTGCGCCTACGACGCCGACGAACAGGGCCTCGCCCAGCGGTACTTCCACCAGGCTCTGCGCCTCGGCAAGGCCTCCGGCGACCGCCTCTTCGGCGGCTACGTCGTCTCGCTCCTCGTCAACCAGGCGCTCCATCTCGGCGACAACCGGCGCGCCATCGCCTGTGCCGAGGCGGTGTTACGCACGCCGGGGCCGCACTCGACCCCGGCCCTGGCGACCGACCTGTACGCGATGCAGGCGAAGGCGTACGCGCGCATCGGCGATCGCAGGGGTGCGCACAGCTGCATGCGCAGTGCCGAGACCTGCTCCACACGCATACGTCCCGAGGAGGAGCCCGAGGAGACCGGCTACGTCCAACCGGGCCTGGTACAGGTCCGATTGGCGGAGGCGTTGCTGGTACTCGGTGAGCTGGAACCGGCCCGCCGGTATGCCGAGGAGGCCGCGAGGGCACCCGCCCATGTGCGCGGCCGGGTCAACCGGCTGGTCACGCTCACGGGCGTCGAGTTGCGCACCGGCTCACCGGAACGCGCTGCGGAGACGGCGGTGCGGATGGCCGATCAGGCGCAGGGCATCGAATCACAGCTGCTGCGGCAGCGCATGCGGCAGGTCCGGGAGCGTCTCCTACGGCACCCCGGCACCCCGGCCGCACAGGCGGCGGAGCTGATCGAGGAAACGTTGCGGGTGCCTCTCTGA
- a CDS encoding helix-turn-helix domain-containing protein, protein MRPGERHRRDPTPNAALRSLLEESEWTQEAFARAIGRLGHEAGVRLGYDRTSIAHWLRGSRPSPRVQGFIAEALSRRLGRPVSVTQLGMGDGRSGGPGPRSRNAAGGEAAELFANEGEFDANLAALQDGAPPADRLAALTAAVVGPPRADAPPPAPYRLTLGAAVAQPGTASTSGATSTTAPRERGIGDEPSETAEPLRPRPPRAHFPSLPRGGRPSRRTTPDEVASVREHARFFAQQADRHGGGHIRTPLAACLAGLVRRLHSGGEGPYHPRLVAGAARLSYLLGRVYSDEQRHGLAQRAFDTAAQLAAEGDDPECVALVQRALSSQAHQLGHRRVSLALAESACETAPPDSAPSTRSFLYAGLAVAQAAEGARTPALAALGRAEHELARAPADLTTGPESPDGGEPVGAYQDAALHYQASQVRAALGDRDGAVRELRASLRSRPAGERRSRALSEAELAELLLSRGRVEEACSAWQSFLEDSALVRSGRARRARDRMPHLLRPFAHEACVQGLLTRAGLP, encoded by the coding sequence ATGCGGCCCGGTGAGCGCCACCGCCGGGACCCGACCCCGAACGCCGCGCTGCGCTCCTTACTTGAGGAGAGCGAATGGACGCAGGAGGCCTTCGCCCGTGCCATCGGAAGGCTGGGCCACGAGGCCGGCGTCCGGCTGGGCTACGACCGCACCTCGATCGCCCACTGGCTGCGCGGCAGCCGTCCCTCGCCCCGGGTGCAGGGCTTCATCGCGGAGGCGCTCTCCCGGCGGCTGGGCCGTCCTGTCAGCGTGACCCAACTGGGCATGGGCGACGGCCGGTCCGGCGGGCCCGGCCCCCGGTCCAGGAACGCCGCGGGCGGAGAGGCCGCCGAACTGTTCGCGAACGAAGGGGAGTTCGACGCGAACCTGGCCGCCCTCCAGGACGGCGCGCCCCCGGCCGACCGGCTGGCGGCCCTCACGGCCGCCGTGGTCGGCCCGCCACGGGCGGACGCACCGCCGCCCGCGCCGTACCGCCTCACGCTGGGCGCGGCCGTCGCGCAACCGGGCACGGCGAGCACATCGGGAGCCACGAGTACGACAGCACCGCGCGAGCGCGGCATCGGCGACGAGCCCAGCGAAACCGCCGAACCCCTCCGCCCCCGTCCGCCCCGGGCACACTTCCCCTCCCTCCCCCGGGGCGGACGGCCCTCCCGGCGCACCACGCCGGACGAGGTGGCCTCCGTACGCGAGCACGCGCGCTTCTTCGCCCAGCAGGCGGACCGCCACGGCGGCGGCCACATCCGCACGCCGCTCGCGGCCTGCCTGGCGGGGCTGGTGCGCCGGCTGCATTCCGGCGGGGAGGGCCCGTACCACCCCCGACTCGTCGCGGGCGCGGCCCGGTTGAGCTATCTGCTGGGCCGCGTCTACTCGGACGAACAGCGCCACGGTCTCGCCCAGCGCGCCTTCGACACCGCCGCGCAGCTCGCCGCCGAGGGGGATGACCCCGAATGCGTGGCGCTCGTGCAGCGGGCGCTCAGTTCGCAGGCGCACCAGCTGGGTCACCGTCGCGTGAGCCTCGCTCTCGCCGAATCCGCCTGCGAGACGGCGCCCCCGGACTCGGCACCGTCGACGCGCTCGTTCCTGTACGCGGGGCTCGCGGTCGCACAGGCCGCGGAGGGCGCACGCACACCGGCTCTGGCCGCCCTGGGCCGCGCCGAGCACGAACTCGCCCGCGCGCCGGCCGACTTGACGACCGGGCCGGAGTCCCCTGACGGTGGCGAGCCCGTCGGCGCCTACCAGGACGCGGCGCTGCACTACCAGGCGAGCCAGGTACGGGCCGCGCTGGGAGACCGCGACGGGGCCGTCCGCGAGTTGCGGGCCTCGCTGCGCTCGCGCCCGGCCGGCGAACGCCGCTCCCGCGCCCTCAGCGAGGCGGAACTGGCGGAACTGCTGCTCTCCAGGGGGCGCGTGGAGGAGGCGTGCTCGGCGTGGCAGAGCTTCCTGGAGGACTCTGCGCTCGTACGGTCGGGCCGTGCACGCCGTGCCCGCGACCGGATGCCGCACCTGCTGCGTCCTTTCGCGCACGAGGCGTGTGTCCAGGGCCTGTTGACGCGTGCGGGCTTGCCCTGA
- a CDS encoding NAD(P)-dependent malic enzyme, whose translation MAAEIVNSKDGLDEDVIDPAFALHRGGKMAVQATVPVRNADELSLAYTPGVAKVCSAIARQPELVADYTWKSQVVAVVTDGSAVLGLGDIGPEASLPVMEGKSILFKQFGGVDAFPVALDCRETDEIVETVARLAPSFGGVNLEDIAAPRCFEIEAKLKERLDVPVFHDDQHGTAIVTLAALRNAARLTNRVLGDLRTVISGAGAAGFAIAKILVEAGIGDVVVCDRKGVVSADRDDLTDVKRELAGFTNKEGRTGSLESVMDGADVFIGVSGGTVPESAVATLAEDSFVFAMANPNPEIHPDVASKYAAVVATGRSDYPNQINNVLAFPGVFAGALQVRATDITEGMKLAAAEALAAVVSDELSADCVIPSPFDERVAPAVTSAVAAAARAEGVARR comes from the coding sequence GTGGCAGCGGAGATCGTCAATTCGAAGGACGGACTGGACGAGGACGTGATCGATCCGGCCTTCGCTCTGCACCGTGGCGGGAAGATGGCCGTGCAGGCCACCGTCCCGGTCCGCAACGCGGACGAACTGTCCCTCGCGTACACGCCGGGCGTGGCCAAGGTCTGCAGCGCCATCGCGCGCCAGCCCGAGCTCGTCGCGGACTACACGTGGAAGTCCCAGGTGGTGGCCGTCGTCACGGACGGCAGCGCGGTGCTGGGGCTCGGCGACATCGGCCCGGAGGCATCCCTCCCGGTGATGGAGGGCAAGTCCATTCTCTTCAAGCAGTTCGGCGGCGTGGACGCGTTCCCGGTCGCGCTGGACTGCCGCGAGACCGACGAGATCGTCGAGACCGTCGCGCGCCTCGCACCGTCCTTCGGAGGCGTCAACCTGGAGGACATCGCGGCACCCCGGTGCTTCGAGATCGAGGCAAAGCTCAAGGAACGCCTCGATGTGCCGGTCTTCCACGACGACCAGCACGGCACGGCGATCGTCACGCTCGCGGCGCTCCGCAACGCCGCACGCCTGACGAACCGCGTGCTCGGCGACCTGCGCACCGTCATCTCGGGTGCGGGCGCGGCGGGTTTCGCGATCGCCAAGATCCTCGTGGAGGCGGGCATCGGCGACGTCGTGGTGTGCGACCGCAAGGGCGTCGTCTCCGCGGACCGAGACGATCTCACCGACGTCAAGCGGGAGTTGGCGGGCTTCACCAACAAGGAAGGGCGCACCGGTTCCCTGGAGTCGGTGATGGACGGCGCCGACGTCTTCATCGGCGTCAGCGGCGGCACGGTGCCGGAGTCGGCGGTGGCCACACTCGCCGAGGACTCCTTCGTCTTCGCCATGGCCAACCCGAACCCGGAGATCCACCCGGACGTCGCCTCCAAGTACGCGGCGGTCGTGGCCACGGGCCGCAGCGACTACCCGAACCAGATCAACAACGTGCTGGCCTTCCCGGGGGTCTTCGCCGGCGCCCTGCAGGTGCGGGCGACCGACATCACCGAGGGAATGAAGCTCGCCGCGGCCGAGGCCCTGGCGGCCGTCGTCTCCGACGAGTTGAGCGCCGACTGCGTCATCCCGTCGCCGTTCGACGAGCGGGTCGCTCCCGCCGTGACGTCCGCGGTCGCCGCGGCGGCACGCGCGGAAGGCGTCGCCCGCCGCTGA
- a CDS encoding class I SAM-dependent methyltransferase produces MAAYTDDADIAGAGADWRAWQESWDRQQEFYLPDREERFRVMLDMTEALAAPSAPAEEDGSGAPGPVVLDLACGTGSISRRLLRRFPGAQCTGVDLDPALLMIARGYFAGDERVEFVSADLTDPEWTDKLPHRSYDAVLTATALHWLRTDELGVLYGQIAGVLRDGGVFMNADHMPDETTPRINEAAHTFDKARREQAEELGKQDWAAWWDGLSREPAVADAVAVRFRTIGNPLAGDHSDGEVQSPARHAELLRAAGFAEARPVWSSPLDALVLGLK; encoded by the coding sequence GTGGCTGCCTACACGGACGACGCGGACATCGCAGGAGCCGGTGCGGACTGGCGAGCATGGCAGGAGAGTTGGGACCGGCAGCAGGAGTTCTACCTCCCGGACCGCGAGGAGCGGTTCCGGGTCATGCTCGACATGACCGAGGCCCTGGCCGCTCCCTCTGCCCCCGCAGAGGAGGACGGCTCCGGCGCCCCCGGGCCCGTGGTGCTCGACCTGGCCTGCGGCACGGGCAGCATCTCGCGGCGGCTGCTGCGCCGCTTTCCCGGGGCGCAGTGCACGGGAGTCGATCTCGACCCGGCGCTGCTGATGATCGCGCGCGGCTACTTCGCGGGGGACGAGCGCGTGGAGTTCGTGAGCGCGGATCTGACCGACCCGGAGTGGACGGACAAGCTCCCGCACCGCTCGTACGACGCCGTGCTCACCGCCACCGCCCTGCACTGGCTGCGCACCGACGAACTCGGCGTGCTCTACGGGCAGATCGCGGGCGTGCTGCGCGACGGCGGTGTGTTCATGAACGCCGACCACATGCCGGACGAGACCACGCCCCGCATCAACGAGGCCGCGCACACCTTCGACAAGGCGCGTCGTGAGCAGGCCGAGGAGCTGGGCAAGCAGGACTGGGCCGCCTGGTGGGACGGGCTGTCCCGGGAGCCCGCGGTGGCCGACGCCGTCGCCGTGCGCTTCCGCACCATCGGCAACCCGCTCGCCGGCGACCACTCCGACGGCGAGGTGCAGTCCCCGGCCCGCCATGCCGAACTGCTGCGCGCGGCGGGCTTCGCGGAGGCACGGCCGGTGTGGAGTTCGCCCCTCGACGCGCTCGTGCTGGGCCTGAAGTAG
- a CDS encoding NUDIX hydrolase, which translates to MRWKNLGEHTVYENQWLRVNLADVLLPDGRHLDHYLIRLRPVAMATAVNERNEVLMLWRHRFITDSWGWELAAGVVEDGEDLAAAAAREMLEETGWRPGPLRHLMTVEPSNGLTDARHHIYWSDSAAYAGHPEDDFESDKREWVPLKETPDLIAAGEVPAANTAAALLMLYRLRFG; encoded by the coding sequence GTGCGATGGAAGAACCTGGGTGAACACACTGTGTACGAGAACCAGTGGCTACGGGTCAATCTCGCGGACGTGCTGCTGCCGGACGGCCGTCACCTGGATCACTATCTGATCCGGCTGCGGCCGGTGGCCATGGCCACCGCGGTCAACGAACGCAACGAGGTGCTGATGCTCTGGCGGCACCGCTTCATCACCGACAGCTGGGGATGGGAGCTCGCGGCCGGAGTCGTCGAGGACGGCGAGGACCTCGCCGCCGCGGCGGCGCGCGAGATGCTGGAGGAGACGGGCTGGCGGCCCGGGCCGCTGCGTCATCTGATGACTGTGGAGCCCTCCAACGGGCTCACCGACGCACGGCATCACATCTACTGGTCGGACAGCGCCGCCTACGCGGGCCACCCCGAGGACGACTTCGAGTCGGACAAGCGTGAGTGGGTGCCGCTGAAGGAGACGCCGGACCTCATCGCCGCAGGCGAGGTCCCCGCCGCGAACACGGCGGCGGCACTGCTGATGCTGTACCGGCTGCGCTTCGGCTGA
- a CDS encoding methyltransferase: protein MSERERPVAVWTEDGVERTALWRSESGAKPPRHVRVADDRMTADSAYKLACEGTALLWRGDYHQARQMLSALARRVDRKPPKAGGSPRETFHLQRQAQSRRARILGMLLVPLDAGGGDGRAGDGYSVPLRRAPDVREACREAYGPPEGTGVRHSLVALRELLGVVGAHEWRHRGVPVPALGGERVHPAYGVFSPVRGEYVDLVAGTELPPGGLAFDIGTGTGVLAAVLARRGVTSVVATDQDERALACARENVERLGVSGQVSVVAADLFPPGTEQASLVVCNPPWLPAKPASPLEHAVYDPGSRMLRGFLSGLAEHLTAEGEGWLILSDLAEHLQLRTREELLAWIAEAGLAVAGREDTRPRHARSSDASDPLHFARAVEITSLWRLRRAGG from the coding sequence GTGAGCGAGCGCGAGCGGCCGGTGGCCGTCTGGACCGAGGACGGCGTCGAACGCACCGCACTGTGGCGTTCGGAGAGCGGCGCGAAGCCCCCGCGGCACGTGCGCGTCGCGGACGACCGCATGACCGCCGACTCCGCCTACAAGCTGGCCTGTGAGGGCACGGCGCTGCTGTGGCGCGGCGACTATCACCAGGCGCGGCAGATGCTGTCCGCGCTGGCGCGCCGGGTCGACCGCAAGCCGCCGAAGGCCGGCGGTAGTCCGCGGGAGACCTTCCACCTCCAGCGCCAGGCGCAGTCCCGGCGGGCGCGGATCCTGGGGATGCTGCTGGTGCCACTCGACGCCGGGGGCGGGGACGGCAGGGCCGGGGACGGCTACTCGGTACCGCTCCGCCGCGCGCCCGACGTACGGGAGGCGTGCCGCGAGGCGTACGGACCGCCGGAGGGCACCGGGGTGCGGCACTCCCTCGTGGCGCTGCGCGAACTGCTCGGCGTCGTCGGCGCTCACGAGTGGCGGCACAGGGGAGTACCGGTGCCGGCGCTGGGCGGTGAACGCGTGCACCCGGCGTACGGGGTCTTCTCGCCCGTGCGCGGCGAGTACGTGGACCTGGTGGCCGGCACCGAACTGCCCCCGGGCGGGCTCGCGTTCGACATCGGCACGGGTACCGGGGTGCTCGCCGCGGTGCTCGCCCGGCGCGGGGTCACCAGTGTCGTCGCGACCGACCAGGACGAGCGGGCCCTGGCCTGTGCCCGTGAGAACGTCGAACGGCTGGGCGTGTCAGGGCAGGTGAGCGTCGTCGCCGCGGACCTCTTCCCGCCGGGCACCGAGCAGGCCTCGCTCGTCGTGTGCAACCCGCCCTGGCTGCCCGCGAAACCGGCCTCGCCGCTGGAACACGCCGTGTACGACCCCGGCAGCCGCATGCTCCGCGGTTTCCTCTCGGGGCTGGCGGAGCACCTGACCGCTGAGGGCGAGGGCTGGCTGATCCTCTCCGACCTCGCCGAGCATCTGCAGCTGCGTACGCGCGAGGAGTTGCTGGCCTGGATCGCCGAGGCGGGCCTCGCCGTCGCCGGCCGGGAGGACACCCGTCCCCGCCACGCGCGTTCGTCCGACGCCTCCGATCCGCTGCACTTCGCCCGCGCCGTGGAGATCACGTCGCTGTGGCGGCTGAGGCGCGCCGGGGGCTGA
- a CDS encoding N-acetylmuramoyl-L-alanine amidase, which yields MATPITASAFITALKKEGVTVEEVRDWRNHNRNHKGPWGPVHGIMIHHTVTSGAKETVDLIYDGRSDLPGPLAHGVITKDGTVHLVGHGRANHAGLGDDDVLRAVTAEDDLPEPNQMNTDGNRYFYGFECENLGDGDDPWPDEQLDAIERAAAALCRHHGWTEGSVIGHLEWTNQKSDPRGFTMDAMRKRIAARLK from the coding sequence ATGGCCACACCCATCACAGCAAGCGCCTTCATCACAGCCCTGAAGAAGGAGGGCGTGACGGTCGAGGAGGTCCGCGACTGGCGCAATCACAACCGCAACCACAAGGGCCCCTGGGGCCCGGTTCACGGAATCATGATCCACCACACCGTGACGAGCGGCGCCAAGGAGACGGTCGACCTCATCTACGACGGACGTTCCGATCTGCCCGGACCTCTGGCGCACGGCGTCATCACCAAGGACGGCACCGTGCATCTCGTCGGCCACGGGCGCGCCAACCACGCGGGACTCGGCGACGACGACGTGCTACGCGCGGTGACAGCGGAGGACGATCTGCCCGAACCCAACCAAATGAACACAGACGGCAACCGGTACTTCTACGGCTTCGAATGCGAGAACCTCGGCGACGGCGACGACCCGTGGCCCGACGAGCAACTCGACGCCATCGAACGCGCCGCCGCCGCACTGTGCAGGCATCACGGCTGGACCGAGGGCTCGGTCATAGGTCATCTGGAGTGGACGAACCAGAAGTCGGACCCGCGCGGCTTCACCATGGACGCGATGCGTAAGCGCATCGCCGCCCGCCTGAAGTGA